One window of Papaver somniferum cultivar HN1 chromosome 9, ASM357369v1, whole genome shotgun sequence genomic DNA carries:
- the LOC113311444 gene encoding cytokinin riboside 5'-monophosphate phosphoribohydrolase LOG7-like, whose product MGHVSKAVHDGGRHVLGIIPKALKPKELTGQSVGEVRVVSGMHQRKAEMARHADAFIAVPGGYGTFEEILEAVTWAQLGIHRKPVGLLNVDGFYNWLLSFIDNKAVSDRIISPSACRSACRIIVSAETAKQLVEGLEEFVLEYDELTTSLVWEPESTTGVST is encoded by the coding sequence ATGGGTCATGTTTCTAAGGCTGTTCATGATGGCGGGCGCCATGTTTTAGGGATTATTCCAAAAGCTCTAAAGCCTAAAGAGTTAACTGGTCAGAGTGTTGGAGAAGTTAGAGTTGTTTCTGGTATGCACCAAAGGAAAGCCGAGATGGCTCGTCATGCTGATGCTTTTATTGCTGTTCCTGGTGGATATGGTACCTTTGAAGAAATACTTGAAGCCGTTACTTGGGCTCAGCTTGGAATCCACCGTAAACCCGTGGGACTTTTAAACGTCGATGGGTTTTACAACTGGTTGTTGTCTTTTATAGATAATAAAGCAGTTTCTGATAGGATTATATCTCCTTCTGCATGTCGTTCTGCATGTCGCATTATCGTTTCTGCTGAAACTGCCAAGCAATTGGTGGAAGGACTTGAAGAGTTTGTGCTAGAGTACGATGAGTTAACAACAAGTTTGGTATGGGAGCCGGAATCAACAACAGGAGTTTCTACGTAG